A region of Moorena producens PAL-8-15-08-1 DNA encodes the following proteins:
- a CDS encoding leucyl aminopeptidase: protein MEIRGTDTPRLDWTGDALAIGLFEDAVDLTGDLAELDQKLAGTITELIEETEFKGSANTSAVTRVGSGSPIRKIILVGLGKPDDLSLDTLRRGSATIARTAKQQKIKTLGISLPVVNDDPTATAQVITEGIILALHQDNRFKSESEDKGAKLEQIDLLGLAGQEAGIDKAQKICEGVILARELVAAPANEVTPISLAQTAEELASEYGFSLEILDREACEELGMGAFLGVAKASDLPPKFIHMTYKPDGTPKRKLAIVGKGLTFDSGGLNIKGAGSGIETMKIDMGGAAATLGTAKAIGQLKPDVEVHFISAATENMISGHAMHPGDILTASNGKTIEVNNTDAEGRLTLADALVFAEKLEVDAIADLATLTGACVVALGNDIAGLWTTDKTLAQQFKDAAEAAGEKLWQMPMEEKYFEGLKSQIADFKNTGPRAGGSITAALFLKEFVKETPWVHIDIAGTVWSEKENACNNSGATGFPVRTLVNWVLSET, encoded by the coding sequence ATGGAAATTCGAGGAACCGATACACCACGGTTAGACTGGACTGGTGATGCTCTAGCCATTGGGTTATTTGAGGATGCTGTAGACCTGACTGGTGATTTAGCCGAGTTGGATCAGAAACTGGCTGGTACGATTACAGAATTGATCGAGGAAACAGAATTTAAGGGTAGCGCTAATACTTCTGCTGTCACCCGTGTGGGATCCGGTAGCCCAATCCGTAAAATTATCCTGGTAGGATTGGGTAAACCAGATGACCTGAGCTTAGACACACTGCGCCGTGGCAGTGCCACAATTGCTAGGACTGCGAAACAGCAGAAGATTAAAACTCTTGGAATTAGCCTACCGGTGGTTAATGATGATCCCACAGCAACGGCACAAGTTATCACTGAGGGGATCATCCTGGCACTACACCAAGACAATCGCTTTAAGTCAGAATCCGAGGATAAGGGCGCAAAGCTGGAACAGATTGATTTACTGGGATTGGCTGGGCAAGAAGCAGGCATTGATAAGGCTCAGAAAATCTGTGAAGGAGTAATTTTGGCACGAGAGTTGGTGGCAGCACCAGCTAATGAGGTGACACCAATTAGTTTGGCTCAGACAGCAGAGGAGCTGGCATCAGAGTATGGTTTTTCCCTGGAAATCTTGGACAGGGAAGCCTGTGAAGAACTGGGAATGGGTGCTTTCCTAGGGGTTGCCAAAGCTTCAGATCTGCCCCCCAAGTTTATTCATATGACCTATAAACCTGATGGCACTCCAAAACGCAAATTAGCAATTGTGGGTAAAGGCTTAACCTTTGACTCCGGTGGCTTGAATATTAAAGGTGCTGGTAGTGGCATCGAGACTATGAAAATCGATATGGGGGGTGCGGCGGCTACCTTGGGCACTGCTAAGGCAATTGGCCAGTTGAAGCCGGATGTCGAGGTTCACTTTATCAGTGCGGCGACGGAGAATATGATTAGTGGTCATGCCATGCACCCAGGGGATATTCTTACTGCTTCTAATGGTAAGACGATTGAAGTCAATAATACCGATGCCGAAGGAAGACTGACCCTAGCAGATGCTTTAGTGTTTGCGGAAAAATTAGAGGTGGATGCGATCGCAGATTTAGCGACCTTGACTGGTGCCTGTGTTGTAGCATTGGGAAATGATATTGCTGGTTTATGGACCACTGATAAAACATTAGCGCAACAGTTTAAAGATGCAGCAGAAGCGGCTGGTGAAAAACTCTGGCAGATGCCCATGGAAGAGAAGTACTTTGAGGGATTAAAGTCTCAAATTGCTGATTTCAAAAATACTGGGCCCCGTGCAGGTGGTTCGATTACGGCAGCCTTGTTCTTGAAGGAATTTGTTAAGGAAACTCCTTGGGTACATATCGATATTGCTGGAACAGTTTGGAGTGAAAAAGAAAATGCTTGTAATAATTCTGGTGCAACTGGCTTTCCAGTTCGTACTTTGGTGAATTGGGTATTGAGTGAGACTTAG
- a CDS encoding helix-turn-helix domain-containing protein, translated as MITGRMTLTFNRKQYKKLLVKYQPKMIQTEEDNEKALAFVEELMHRSKRTPEEDEMYELLITLIEKFEQDYYSPGIRSHPQSMLLFLMEQKDIEPGDLVGIIGSQKTVDDIVNGKGKISKYQAKVLGSFFQVDSSLFM; from the coding sequence ATGATAACTGGAAGAATGACCCTTACTTTTAATCGAAAGCAATACAAAAAATTGTTAGTTAAATATCAACCTAAAATGATTCAAACAGAAGAAGATAATGAAAAAGCTTTAGCTTTTGTAGAAGAGTTGATGCACCGATCTAAAAGAACACCAGAAGAAGATGAAATGTATGAATTGTTGATTACATTAATTGAAAAATTTGAGCAAGACTATTATTCACCAGGGATTAGATCTCATCCTCAGTCTATGTTACTTTTTTTGATGGAGCAAAAAGACATAGAACCAGGGGATTTAGTGGGAATTATTGGATCCCAAAAAACTGTTGATGACATTGTCAATGGCAAGGGGAAAATTAGCAAATATCAAGCAAAAGTTTTGGGGAGTTTTTTCCAAGTTGATTCCAGTTTGTTTATGTGA
- a CDS encoding type II toxin-antitoxin system HigB family toxin: protein MHVISYRRLREFSEKHADCHDALDNWYKIANQATWSNLVEVQSVFRKAEAVGNFTVFNIKGNKYRLIVSIDYEKHLIYIKYILNHAEYNYDNWKNDPYF from the coding sequence ATGCATGTGATCAGCTATCGACGTTTGCGGGAATTTAGTGAAAAACACGCTGATTGCCATGATGCTCTCGATAACTGGTATAAGATTGCCAATCAGGCTACTTGGTCTAACTTAGTTGAGGTCCAATCGGTTTTTAGGAAAGCTGAAGCAGTAGGAAATTTTACAGTTTTTAATATTAAGGGAAATAAGTACCGCTTAATCGTAAGTATAGATTATGAAAAGCATTTAATTTACATCAAGTATATTCTGAATCACGCAGAATACAACTATGATAACTGGAAGAATGACCCTTACTTTTAA
- a CDS encoding ABC transporter ATP-binding protein: MKPHSSYWQLRPYLRSQRLTLAQTLVWTLVFTVCWPLLLWLSEPFFDVVGQGKLVRSLQLAGLAAVVFLTQKIAQYCLYTLSAKASLHIALHLRENVFNHLQRLSIGYFEAARTGDLTYRLTEDLDRIGEVIYKIVRDFIPCVLQLIVVLTAVIYINPELTLAIVIIAPLMGLLIGWFGEQIRKFSHRSQNRISDLSAMLTEVFSGIRLIQAFAAEDYTLEKFSQEAENNRKAKYAAERLRAIQFPIVGFLEALCFLLLLLLGAWQIAEGNLTASKFVSYGIGVAMLIDPINILTQNYNEFKQGEASIDRIFELFALEPTVIEKPSAIVFPPATGRVEYCNVSFAYQSGEPVLRNLNLEIAPGDAIALVGASGAGKTTLVNLLPRFYDPQSGEILIDGINIQDITLNSLRRQIGIVPQDTTLFSGTIAQNIAFGQLKPDFKAVQEAAKIANAHQFIIKLSQGYHTWVGERGINLSGGQRQRIAIARAVLLDPRILILDEATSALDSESEALVQEALERIMEDRTVFIIAHRLATVRRADRILVVEQGRIVESGNHEGLLEKGGRYARFYAQQFN, from the coding sequence TTGAAACCCCACTCTAGTTACTGGCAACTGCGACCTTACCTTCGTTCCCAACGCTTAACTCTGGCTCAGACATTGGTTTGGACATTAGTATTCACTGTCTGCTGGCCCCTACTCCTTTGGCTATCTGAGCCCTTTTTTGATGTGGTCGGACAGGGAAAACTGGTCAGGAGTCTTCAGCTAGCTGGGTTAGCTGCTGTTGTGTTTCTGACCCAGAAAATAGCGCAGTACTGTTTATATACTCTATCAGCAAAAGCTTCACTACACATTGCCCTTCATTTACGCGAAAACGTTTTTAACCATTTGCAGCGCCTCAGTATTGGTTACTTTGAAGCTGCTAGAACTGGTGACCTTACCTACCGACTCACGGAAGATCTTGATCGGATTGGGGAGGTGATTTACAAAATTGTTCGTGATTTTATTCCTTGTGTCTTGCAACTGATTGTAGTATTAACTGCTGTCATCTATATTAATCCAGAACTGACCCTAGCCATAGTAATTATTGCACCATTGATGGGGTTGTTGATTGGTTGGTTTGGGGAACAGATCCGGAAATTCTCCCATCGCAGCCAAAATCGGATATCGGATCTGTCCGCAATGCTGACGGAAGTGTTTAGCGGGATTCGATTAATCCAAGCTTTTGCTGCAGAAGACTATACCCTGGAAAAATTTAGTCAAGAAGCGGAAAACAACCGCAAAGCCAAGTATGCTGCTGAACGCCTCAGAGCAATTCAGTTTCCAATAGTCGGTTTTCTCGAAGCGTTGTGCTTCTTGTTACTACTATTGTTGGGAGCATGGCAAATTGCTGAGGGTAACCTCACGGCTTCCAAGTTTGTCAGTTACGGTATCGGTGTTGCCATGTTGATTGATCCGATCAATATCTTAACCCAAAACTATAATGAGTTCAAACAGGGAGAAGCATCCATAGACCGTATCTTTGAACTATTTGCCCTTGAGCCAACGGTAATCGAAAAGCCAAGCGCTATAGTTTTTCCCCCAGCGACGGGTAGGGTGGAATACTGTAATGTGAGCTTTGCTTATCAATCTGGTGAGCCTGTACTGAGAAATTTGAATTTAGAAATTGCTCCGGGAGATGCGATCGCATTAGTCGGCGCTTCGGGTGCTGGGAAAACTACTTTGGTTAATCTCCTACCCCGCTTCTATGACCCGCAATCTGGAGAAATCCTGATTGATGGAATCAATATCCAAGATATTACCCTCAATAGTCTACGGCGTCAGATCGGGATTGTTCCCCAGGATACCACTCTCTTCTCAGGTACTATTGCTCAGAATATTGCCTTTGGTCAGTTAAAACCTGACTTTAAAGCTGTTCAGGAAGCGGCTAAGATTGCCAATGCTCACCAGTTCATTATTAAACTATCCCAAGGATATCACACTTGGGTAGGGGAGAGGGGAATTAATTTATCGGGAGGGCAACGACAACGGATTGCGATCGCACGAGCGGTACTGCTCGATCCTAGAATCTTGATTCTCGATGAAGCCACTTCCGCTTTAGACTCAGAATCAGAAGCCTTAGTACAAGAAGCCTTAGAACGGATTATGGAAGACCGCACTGTTTTTATTATTGCTCACCGATTAGCAACAGTGCGCCGTGCTGACCGGATTCTGGTAGTAGAACAAGGACGAATTGTTGAATCGGGTAACCATGAAGGATTGTTAGAAAAAGGTGGTCGTTATGCTCGGTTTTATGCTCAGCAATTTAATTGA
- a CDS encoding ABC transporter ATP-binding protein: protein MLGPSGSGKSTLLNILGGLDVPSFGQVKFYNRDLSSGDDRALTRFRRECVGFVFQFYNLIPSLTAQENVALVTEIAPRPMGPREALGLVGLTHRLNHFPAQLSGGEQQWVAIACAIAKRPQVLLCDEPTGALDFQTGKLVLNVLERVNQELELLL from the coding sequence TTGCTTGGTCCGTCTGGAAGTGGCAAGTCCACTCTGCTGAATATTCTCGGAGGACTTGATGTTCCCTCCTTCGGACAAGTCAAATTCTATAATCGTGATCTATCAAGTGGTGATGATCGTGCTCTTACCCGCTTCCGTCGGGAGTGCGTCGGTTTTGTGTTCCAATTCTATAATTTGATTCCCAGCTTGACGGCTCAGGAAAATGTTGCTTTGGTGACCGAAATTGCTCCTCGTCCGATGGGTCCTCGGGAAGCTTTGGGACTAGTAGGACTAACCCATCGCCTTAACCATTTTCCAGCTCAATTATCTGGGGGTGAACAACAATGGGTTGCGATCGCTTGTGCTATTGCCAAACGTCCTCAAGTGCTCCTATGTGATGAACCAACCGGAGCATTAGACTTTCAGACCGGTAAGCTAGTATTGAATGTATTGGAGCGAGTCAATCAGGAATTGGAACTACTGCTGTAA
- a CDS encoding efflux RND transporter periplasmic adaptor subunit → MNSLDRKLLRDLWQLRAQVIAITLVVARAEIYSPIDGYVLRVNQESARYVQAGTPLLELGNPADLEIVVDLLSTDAVKVKPGAKMFIEHWGGERTLNAQVKYVEPSGFTKISALGVEEQRVNAIANFVDSPIPLGDGYRVETRIVVWESSDVLVVPLSAIFRCDSQQHSSFDSIAQNRDDLSVSGTRKTQGTNQFSDHQGSINFQTCCTFVLENNQAKKRQIMISQRSNLEAVIEQGLREGEIVILHPTEQIQEGKQVAPR, encoded by the coding sequence ATGAATTCCCTAGACCGTAAACTCTTACGTGACCTATGGCAATTGCGAGCTCAGGTGATAGCGATCACATTAGTAGTAGCCCGTGCTGAAATCTACTCCCCAATTGATGGTTATGTCCTACGAGTCAATCAGGAAAGTGCTCGATATGTACAAGCCGGAACCCCCCTGTTGGAACTAGGGAATCCTGCCGACCTAGAGATTGTCGTTGATTTGCTTTCTACTGATGCGGTCAAAGTCAAGCCAGGAGCAAAAATGTTTATTGAACATTGGGGGGGAGAGCGCACCCTAAACGCTCAGGTGAAGTACGTCGAACCCTCAGGTTTTACTAAAATTTCAGCTCTTGGGGTAGAAGAACAGCGAGTGAATGCGATCGCTAATTTTGTAGATTCCCCAATTCCTTTAGGTGATGGCTACCGGGTAGAAACACGGATTGTAGTTTGGGAAAGCTCAGATGTGCTAGTCGTTCCCTTAAGTGCCATTTTCCGCTGCGACTCACAACAACATAGCTCCTTTGACTCCATTGCCCAAAATAGGGATGATCTGTCTGTCTCTGGAACAAGGAAAACACAGGGAACTAACCAATTTTCAGATCATCAAGGGAGTATCAACTTCCAGACCTGCTGTACCTTTGTGCTGGAAAACAACCAAGCTAAGAAACGTCAGATTATGATTAGTCAGCGCAGTAATCTTGAAGCAGTTATTGAACAAGGACTTCGAGAAGGAGAAATAGTCATCTTGCATCCCACTGAGCAAATTCAGGAAGGAAAACAAGTTGCACCCCGTTGA
- a CDS encoding c-type cytochrome, which yields MENQLVQPRVLVRRVTLIVLVALLAISLSLIGIPMMQDSDPYVQKVLSLNGDPVRGDAIFQINCAGCHGANGDGNVGPSLLSISKRKSEVSLIQQVISGRTPPMPKFQPQTRDMADLLSYLEQL from the coding sequence TTGGAAAACCAGCTGGTCCAACCTAGAGTTCTAGTGCGGCGAGTCACCTTGATAGTACTAGTGGCTTTGCTTGCTATAAGTCTTAGCCTGATCGGAATTCCCATGATGCAGGATTCCGATCCTTATGTACAAAAGGTTTTGTCCCTCAACGGTGATCCAGTCCGAGGTGATGCTATTTTTCAAATCAACTGTGCTGGGTGTCATGGAGCCAACGGGGATGGCAATGTAGGACCAAGTCTACTGAGTATCTCTAAGAGAAAGTCTGAGGTCAGTCTGATTCAGCAAGTGATCAGTGGTAGAACACCACCAATGCCTAAGTTTCAACCTCAGACTAGAGATATGGCAGACCTGTTGAGTTACCTGGAACAATTGTAA
- the petG gene encoding cytochrome b6-f complex subunit V codes for MVEPLLVGIVLGLIPVTLLGLFFAAYMQYQRGNQLGG; via the coding sequence GTGGTAGAACCGTTGCTTGTTGGGATTGTCCTTGGCTTAATACCTGTTACTCTATTGGGGTTATTTTTTGCTGCCTATATGCAATACCAACGGGGTAACCAACTTGGGGGTTAG
- the rsmD gene encoding 16S rRNA (guanine(966)-N(2))-methyltransferase RsmD yields the protein MRIYGNRQLKTLPGQITRPTPARVREAVFNIWQGSIGNCRWLDLCAGSGSMGAEALCRGAALVVGIDKWAKACSIIRQNWQQMAQPQQEFRVLQGDVVRRLKTLAPQQFDHIYFDPPYASDLYQPVLDAIAQYQLLDSNGELAVEHSSNYWQPQPIPNLEICRQKVYGNTALTFYCPLV from the coding sequence ATGAGAATTTACGGCAATCGCCAACTGAAAACTTTGCCAGGACAAATTACCCGCCCGACACCAGCACGGGTGCGGGAGGCAGTATTTAATATTTGGCAAGGCAGTATAGGGAATTGCCGATGGCTGGATTTATGTGCTGGTAGTGGTTCAATGGGTGCTGAGGCTCTATGTCGGGGAGCTGCTTTGGTGGTAGGGATTGACAAATGGGCAAAAGCTTGCTCAATTATTCGTCAGAACTGGCAGCAGATGGCTCAGCCGCAGCAAGAATTTCGGGTGTTGCAGGGGGATGTGGTCAGGCGATTGAAAACCTTGGCTCCTCAGCAGTTTGACCACATTTATTTTGACCCCCCCTACGCTAGTGATTTGTACCAGCCAGTGTTAGATGCGATCGCTCAATACCAGCTCCTCGACAGCAATGGTGAGTTAGCTGTTGAGCATAGCTCTAACTACTGGCAACCACAACCAATCCCCAATTTAGAAATTTGTCGCCAGAAGGTCTATGGCAATACTGCCTTGACCTTCTATTGCCCATTGGTTTAG
- the hisH gene encoding imidazole glycerol phosphate synthase subunit HisH codes for MPVIAVVDYDMGNLHSACKGLQKAGATTLVTDLAADIAQADAVVLPGVGAFDPAIQHLRSRNLEQAIKQAIASGKPFLGICLGLQILFEASEEGTEPGLGIVPGTVRRFRREPSITIPHMGWNQLEFTQPDCPLWQHLSGNPRVYFVHSYYVDPVEPGIRAATTTHGSQTVTAAIAYNNVVAVQFHPEKSSTTGLQILSNFVAEVKSYCNDRTLATKA; via the coding sequence ATGCCAGTAATTGCGGTTGTAGACTACGACATGGGGAACCTGCACTCTGCCTGTAAAGGGTTACAGAAAGCTGGTGCAACTACCTTAGTGACAGATTTAGCAGCAGATATAGCACAGGCGGATGCGGTGGTACTACCGGGAGTGGGGGCGTTTGACCCAGCGATACAACATTTGCGATCGCGCAACCTAGAGCAAGCGATTAAACAAGCCATTGCCAGCGGTAAACCATTTTTAGGTATTTGTCTAGGTTTACAAATTCTGTTTGAGGCAAGTGAAGAAGGCACAGAACCTGGATTAGGGATTGTGCCTGGCACAGTGCGCCGCTTTCGTCGAGAACCAAGTATTACGATTCCCCATATGGGTTGGAACCAGCTAGAGTTTACTCAACCAGATTGTCCCCTTTGGCAGCATTTATCGGGCAATCCCCGAGTCTATTTTGTCCATTCTTATTATGTTGACCCAGTTGAGCCTGGGATTCGAGCTGCAACTACTACTCATGGGAGTCAAACCGTGACGGCTGCGATCGCTTACAATAATGTCGTAGCAGTACAGTTTCACCCGGAAAAGTCTTCTACTACAGGACTGCAAATTTTGTCTAATTTCGTGGCTGAGGTTAAGAGTTACTGCAATGATCGTACACTTGCTACCAAAGCCTGA
- a CDS encoding peptidase C15, which translates to MNKKILLTSFQTWLPDQVSNSSDDLLEKIAQTNDLSASLTFIRQLPVDIAKASAQVIATIDQIQPDRIICCGMACKRNKLTVESCASREDACLQTPVNLEKLVAALSGCEISHDAGKFVCEGLYYEVLKYLGEHHLNTSCIFVHVPVLNRDNLPSILADFRIILEQMAH; encoded by the coding sequence ATGAACAAAAAAATCCTCCTGACATCCTTTCAAACCTGGCTACCGGATCAGGTATCTAACTCCTCTGATGATTTATTAGAGAAAATTGCTCAAACCAATGATTTATCTGCTTCCCTGACTTTTATAAGACAGTTGCCCGTTGATATTGCCAAAGCTAGTGCTCAGGTAATTGCCACAATTGATCAAATACAACCCGATCGGATTATTTGTTGTGGCATGGCTTGTAAGCGGAACAAATTAACCGTCGAATCCTGTGCTAGTCGTGAAGATGCCTGCCTTCAAACCCCAGTGAACTTAGAGAAACTAGTAGCTGCCTTGAGTGGATGTGAGATTAGCCATGATGCTGGTAAATTTGTCTGCGAAGGACTCTATTACGAAGTGTTGAAGTATCTTGGAGAACATCACCTCAATACTTCTTGTATCTTTGTTCATGTACCTGTGCTGAATCGAGACAATTTGCCCAGTATCTTGGCTGATTTTAGGATAATTTTGGAACAAATGGCACATTGA
- a CDS encoding group II intron reverse transcriptase/maturase, which yields MESTVRRMSKRYSELWKSQQWKKLRQNLFRLQRRVYKAVRAGDLKKAKSLQKLILKSRSAQLLAVRQVTQLNKGKKTAGVDGKSSLNYQERIELVEKLNHCGEDWHHSGLREVPIRKKNGKTRMLKIPTIADRAWQCLIKFALEPAHEATFSGNSYGFRTGRCTQDVQKRLQLHLKSDANGINKRIIELDIKKCFDRINHTAIMSELIAPKCIKQGVYRCLKAGVHPEFPEQGTPQGGVVSPLLANVALNGIEEIHPSLRYADDMVIILKPKDNATKILDSIKAFLAERGMEISEEKTRLTKTTDGFDFLGWKFRVRKDGKFLCIPSEENHRAIRQKIKAIVNNSNYGAEVKAKKLAPIVRGWRNYHSSCDMSSTRDKLWFMNKTANRKFRKEKKVNRYRANELGKKAFPSVGYRQNQHVNVKGTKSPYDGDLVYWSKRNSRLYSNSTSDALKKQNHSCGHCGLKFMEDELVHLHHIDGNHDNWSKNNLLAVHQSCHQQIHWTRTEVCPSDSVAGGKRKSKPKGRSKTEFT from the coding sequence ATGGAGAGCACAGTTAGACGCATGTCCAAAAGATATAGCGAACTTTGGAAAAGCCAACAGTGGAAGAAACTCCGCCAGAATCTTTTCCGCCTACAGCGACGAGTGTACAAAGCGGTTCGAGCTGGTGACTTGAAGAAGGCCAAGTCTCTACAGAAACTGATTCTAAAATCCCGTTCCGCCCAGCTTTTGGCTGTCCGGCAAGTGACACAGCTAAATAAGGGGAAAAAGACGGCTGGAGTTGATGGAAAGTCAAGCCTCAATTACCAAGAACGCATAGAACTGGTGGAAAAACTGAACCACTGTGGTGAAGACTGGCACCACAGTGGACTACGAGAAGTACCAATCCGTAAAAAGAATGGGAAAACTCGGATGTTAAAGATACCTACCATCGCAGACCGAGCATGGCAATGTCTAATCAAATTTGCTCTGGAACCAGCACATGAAGCCACATTCAGTGGGAACAGTTACGGATTCAGGACGGGAAGATGCACCCAAGATGTCCAAAAACGACTACAACTTCACTTGAAGTCAGACGCAAACGGCATCAACAAACGCATTATCGAACTAGACATCAAGAAATGCTTTGACCGTATCAACCACACCGCCATAATGAGTGAACTCATAGCCCCAAAGTGCATTAAGCAAGGAGTATATAGATGCTTAAAAGCAGGCGTTCACCCAGAGTTCCCTGAACAAGGCACTCCGCAAGGTGGGGTAGTAAGTCCCCTATTAGCAAACGTGGCACTAAACGGAATAGAAGAAATACACCCCAGTCTGCGCTACGCAGACGACATGGTAATAATTCTAAAACCAAAAGACAACGCCACGAAGATACTGGATTCTATCAAAGCATTCCTGGCCGAGAGAGGGATGGAAATCAGTGAAGAAAAGACAAGGCTAACCAAAACGACAGATGGATTTGACTTCCTAGGGTGGAAATTCCGCGTTAGAAAAGACGGAAAGTTTTTGTGTATTCCCTCAGAGGAAAATCACAGAGCAATTCGTCAGAAAATCAAAGCCATAGTCAACAACTCGAATTATGGTGCCGAAGTAAAAGCTAAAAAACTAGCCCCAATCGTTCGCGGGTGGCGCAATTACCACAGCAGCTGCGATATGAGCAGCACACGGGATAAGCTATGGTTCATGAACAAAACCGCAAACCGCAAATTCCGGAAGGAAAAGAAAGTAAATCGGTATAGAGCTAATGAACTAGGTAAAAAGGCTTTTCCAAGCGTAGGGTACAGACAAAACCAACACGTGAACGTAAAGGGGACTAAGTCACCCTACGACGGTGACTTAGTATATTGGAGCAAACGAAATTCACGTTTATACTCCAATTCTACTTCAGACGCATTGAAAAAGCAGAACCATTCTTGCGGACATTGTGGACTCAAGTTCATGGAAGACGAACTTGTACACCTTCATCATATTGATGGAAACCACGACAATTGGTCTAAAAATAACTTATTAGCAGTCCATCAAAGTTGCCACCAACAGATACATTGGACACGGACAGAAGTATGTCCCTCTGACTCAGTAGCAGGAGGCAAACGTAAGAGCAAGCCGAAAGGCCGGTCAAAGACCGAGTTTACCTAG